The Phycisphaeraceae bacterium genome segment GCGACATTCTGCTGCAACTCGACGGCGACAGCCGCATCGTCACCGGGTCCGAGACGGACAACTTCGCTCCCAATCGCGTCTTCAGCGGCGAGTTCGGCGACACCGGCGTCTTCAACTTCACCACCAACCCCGGCTTCGACGCCGAGGACGGCGCCTTTCCAGCATCGACGCTCCTCGGGTTCAACATCCTTGATGCCCTGCGCGTGTGGAACGGCGATGGTTTCGACCTGGCGGCGGAAACGCTGACCATCAGTTTCGGTTCGCTGCAGCGCACCACGTCCACCGGCTTCGTCGCCGGGTTCGGACTGCTCACCAGCGGACAGGGCGGGTGGCACCGCCACCTCGGCTTCACGCTCAATGGCGTGACCGAGAACGACGCCGGAATCTATCTGCTGCAACTCGACCTCTGGCATGAATCCGCCGCCATCCAGAACTCCCGGCCCTTCTGGATCGTGTTCAACTTCAACGAAAACGAGGTGGAGCACGAGGCGGCGATCGAGTGGGCGCGGGCGAACCTCGTGCCCGCTCCGGGCGCGCTGGCGATGCTCGCGGCCGGCGCCATGACAATGGGTCGCCGACGACGACGTTGATCCAGACGTCACCGACGCGCCGTTCGAGGTCAAGAGGGGGCGGCGCGATCGGCGCCACGCGTGGGCGAGCGTCGAAGGGCGTTCGCCCGCATTTCATCGGAACGTCACCGCGCCGCTCCATCGCGATCGGAGCGGGCGTCTACTCCGTCGCCACGGGGGCGACGGGGAGTCCCTCGCGCTGGCGCCGCGCCGCCCGTGTTTCGCCGTGCCACAGGAAGTGCGCCGCCGCCGCCAGGTCATCGATGATGACGATCAGGCAGGGCAGCACCATCAGGATCAGCACCGTGGCGCTCATCAGGCCGAAGGAAATCGCCACCGCCATCGGAATGAGGAACCGGGCCTGGAATGACTGCTCCAGCATGAGCGGCGTCAGCCCCAGCACCGTGGTCACCGTGGTCAGGAAGATCGGCCGCAGGCGGCGCACGCCCGCCATGACCAGCGCCTCGCGCAGCGGGTGACCCTCGCGCCGCAGGTGATTGTAATACTCCACCAGGATGAGCGAGTCGTTCACCACCACGCCGGAGAGGGCCACGAAGCCGATGAGACTGAGGAACGTCAGCTCGATGCCCAGCAGATAGTGCCCCCAGATCACCCCGATCACCCCGAAGGGAATGGCCGTCATCACCGCCAGCGGCTGCACGTAGCTGCCGAAGAGCCAGGCCAGGATGACGTAGATCATCACCAGCGCCGCGGCGAAGCCGATGGGCAGCGAGCCGAAGGCCTCGGCGAAGTTGCGCTGGCGCCCGCCCGTGAGGATGCGAACGCCGGGGAACTGGCCCTGAATCTCCTCGAAGGAGAAGCCGGCCATGACTTCTTCCGGGCTGAGCCCGGGCGCGCAGTCGGCGGTCACCGTCACCACCCGACGCCGATCCAGTCGCTTGATCGAGGCGTAGCTGCTGCTTTCCTCGATGTCGGCGATTTCCACGAGCGGCACGGCCGCGCCCGTCGGGCTGATGACCCACAGGTTCTCGATCACGCCCAGGTTGCGCCGCGCGGCCTCGTCCAGACGCACGCGCACGTCGATGTCTTCGCGGTCGGCGGCGAAAGTGTGAGCGTCGATGCCGTAGAGCGCCCCGCGCACCTGCAGGGCCACGTTCTCGTTGGTGAACCCCAGGGCCGCGGCGCCCGGCTTGAGCGTGAAGCGGATCTCCCGCTGCCCCGTGTACTCGTCGTCCGCCACGTCAAAGACGCCCGGCGTGCGCCGCAGCCGATCGACGATGGCGTCCGCCGCCGCGGAGATTTCCCGCGGCTGCGTGCCCGTCACCTCGATGGTGATGTCCGCGCCGCCCGGTCCGCCGCTGATCTCGGAGTAACGAACCGAGTCCGCCGCCCCCACCCTGCCCTCGGTGGCGGCGCGGATGGCGGCGATGACTTCGGAGCTCTGCTTGTCGCGCGCCTCGACGGGCACCAGTTCGATGTACATCTGCGCCAGGTGCGAAGAGGCCACGTCGGTGACGCCCGTCTCCACGTTCTGCCGCTCGCCCACGATGGCGCTGACGGAGACGACCTCGGGCATGGCCCCGGCCGCCTGCTCGATGGCCCGCACCACCGTTTCCGTCTCGCTGATGGGGCTGCCGATCGGCAGCCGGATGTCCACCACCAGGGTTTCCGCATCCGACTCGCCGAGGAAGATGAAGTGGACCCGCCCCCCCGCGAACAGACCGATCGACACCAGCAGCGTCGCCAGCGCGACGGAGGCGCTGATGTAGCGGAATCGCAACGACAGGTTCAGCAGTCGCCCGAAGGCCGGCGCGATCACGTTGTCGATCAGGCGGTCGCGGCGGCGTTCAAACGCCCGGAACGCCCCAGCCCAGCGTGAGGGCTTCGCCCGGTCGCGCTTGGCCAGCGTGTGCCCCATGTGGCTTGGCAGAATCAGGACGGACTCGAGCAGACTCATCAGCAGGGCGCAGGTGACCACCATGGGCAGCGCGCCCAGCAGGTCGCCGATCTGCCCTCGGATGAACATGAGGGGCAGGAAGGCCACGATGGTGGTGCTCACCGTGGCGCAGACCGGCCAGAGCACCTGCTCCGCGCCCCCGATCGCCGCCTGCAGGGCGGTCTCGCCCCGGTCATGCCGCGTCTGGATGTTCTCCGCCACCACGATGGCGTCATCCACCAGCATGCCCAGCACGATGATGAGCCCGAACATGGTGAGCAGGTTGAGGGTGACGCCCGTGGCCACCATCAGCACCAGCGTGC includes the following:
- a CDS encoding PEP-CTERM sorting domain-containing protein (PEP-CTERM proteins occur, often in large numbers, in the proteomes of bacteria that also encode an exosortase, a predicted intramembrane cysteine proteinase. The presence of a PEP-CTERM domain at a protein's C-terminus predicts cleavage within the sorting domain, followed by covalent anchoring to some some component of the (usually Gram-negative) cell surface. Many PEP-CTERM proteins exhibit an unusual sequence composition that includes large numbers of potential glycosylation sites. Expression of one such protein has been shown restore the ability of a bacterium to form floc, a type of biofilm.): MLRMISFLAVSALSIGSQPALAGGGGHAGDILLQLDGDSRIVTGSETDNFAPNRVFSGEFGDTGVFNFTTNPGFDAEDGAFPASTLLGFNILDALRVWNGDGFDLAAETLTISFGSLQRTTSTGFVAGFGLLTSGQGGWHRHLGFTLNGVTENDAGIYLLQLDLWHESAAIQNSRPFWIVFNFNENEVEHEAAIEWARANLVPAPGALAMLAAGAMTMGRRRRR
- a CDS encoding efflux RND transporter permease subunit, whose product is MSLPRFGVLKPVPVNLLMAATIIAGAWAAISITREFFPRTPPRIINVTLPYPGATPEEVEEGLAIKVEDAIANLDEVKQMRTTLAEGGGGITVELHMGVDTDEALREVERVVDSLRDLPAESETLQVIKFQPRLPVIMVTVSGDAGEAALKKAILEVRDDLTSLPGMGEVVVSGARRYEVRVDARYEALLEHGLSLPQVAAAVRAWMNEVPGGTVRTEAGNILVRTMGVPERAQAIRQIVVQSSPDGQALRVGDVATVSETFEDVEKYRRFNGKPSVSLIVFKVGDQDAVKMAKMVRAYVAGRKGEPYESRGFQALFDGPIRAAHQLGASSRHPLPGSIHSHSDLARFIEGRLDLLSRNAISGAILVFLTLLIFLNWRAALWVFTGLMTAVCGTLVLMVATGVTLNLLTMFGLIIVLGMLVDDAIVVAENIQTRHDRGETALQAAIGGAEQVLWPVCATVSTTIVAFLPLMFIRGQIGDLLGALPMVVTCALLMSLLESVLILPSHMGHTLAKRDRAKPSRWAGAFRAFERRRDRLIDNVIAPAFGRLLNLSLRFRYISASVALATLLVSIGLFAGGRVHFIFLGESDAETLVVDIRLPIGSPISETETVVRAIEQAAGAMPEVVSVSAIVGERQNVETGVTDVASSHLAQMYIELVPVEARDKQSSEVIAAIRAATEGRVGAADSVRYSEISGGPGGADITIEVTGTQPREISAAADAIVDRLRRTPGVFDVADDEYTGQREIRFTLKPGAAALGFTNENVALQVRGALYGIDAHTFAADREDIDVRVRLDEAARRNLGVIENLWVISPTGAAVPLVEIADIEESSSYASIKRLDRRRVVTVTADCAPGLSPEEVMAGFSFEEIQGQFPGVRILTGGRQRNFAEAFGSLPIGFAAALVMIYVILAWLFGSYVQPLAVMTAIPFGVIGVIWGHYLLGIELTFLSLIGFVALSGVVVNDSLILVEYYNHLRREGHPLREALVMAGVRRLRPIFLTTVTTVLGLTPLMLEQSFQARFLIPMAVAISFGLMSATVLILMVLPCLIVIIDDLAAAAHFLWHGETRAARRQREGLPVAPVATE